A portion of the Myxococcaceae bacterium JPH2 genome contains these proteins:
- a CDS encoding Hsp70 family protein: MARYAIGIDLGTTHSAVSYFNLEDGKARGRAQSMLPVPQLTAPGTVEARPLLPSFLYLPSPQEFPAGSLALPWNADATSIVGEFARAHGAKVPTRLVSSAKSWLSHPGVDRRSALLPWQAPPEVQRVSPLDASARYLRHLKEAWDHTFARAREDAGNALAEQDVIVTVPASFDAAARDLTLEAAKAAGIANPTLLEEPQAALYAWLEAMGENFRQQMKPGEVILVVDVGGGTSDFSVITVKDRDGDLELLRVAVGDHILLGGDNMDLALAHTLNQRLATEGKKLDTWQFNALTYGCRQAKEALYADPSMKSAPIAIPGRGSSLIGGTLRTELTREDLDRVLTDGFFPVSPLTDLPRTARRTGLAQMALPYAQDAAVTKHLAAFLTRQAQALAASHDAPVDVTGKAFLHPTAVLFNGGVFKAGPLKARVLEVLNAWLEADGGAPAKELEGADLDLAVARGAAYYGWVRQGHGLRIRGGTARAYYVGVETAMPAVPGMEPPVKALCVAPFGMEEGTQADVPPQEFGLVTGEPTRFRFFSSSLRRDDAVGVMLEDVDVELAEGTLEELAPIETSLSGQPTPFGDLTPVNLQAAVTELGTLELRCLEKGGSGRWKLELNVRMKE; this comes from the coding sequence ATGGCCCGGTACGCAATCGGCATCGACCTCGGCACCACGCACTCCGCGGTGTCGTACTTCAACCTCGAGGACGGCAAGGCCCGAGGCCGCGCGCAATCCATGCTGCCCGTCCCGCAGCTCACCGCGCCCGGCACCGTGGAGGCGCGCCCGCTGCTGCCCTCGTTCCTCTACCTGCCCAGTCCCCAGGAGTTCCCCGCTGGGAGCCTGGCCCTGCCGTGGAACGCGGACGCCACCTCCATCGTGGGCGAGTTCGCCCGCGCGCACGGCGCCAAGGTGCCCACCCGGCTGGTGTCCTCGGCCAAGAGCTGGCTGTCCCATCCCGGGGTGGATCGCCGCTCGGCGCTCCTGCCGTGGCAGGCGCCCCCGGAGGTGCAGCGCGTCTCGCCGCTGGACGCCTCCGCGCGCTACCTGCGTCACCTGAAGGAAGCGTGGGACCACACCTTCGCCCGCGCGCGCGAGGACGCCGGCAACGCGCTGGCCGAGCAGGATGTCATCGTCACCGTCCCGGCCTCGTTCGACGCCGCAGCGAGGGACCTCACCCTGGAGGCCGCCAAGGCCGCGGGCATCGCGAACCCCACGCTCCTGGAGGAGCCGCAGGCCGCGCTCTACGCGTGGCTGGAGGCGATGGGCGAGAACTTCCGCCAGCAGATGAAGCCCGGCGAGGTCATCCTCGTCGTCGATGTGGGCGGCGGCACGTCCGACTTCTCCGTCATCACGGTGAAGGACCGCGACGGCGACCTGGAGCTGCTGCGCGTGGCGGTGGGCGACCACATCCTCCTGGGCGGCGACAACATGGACCTCGCGCTGGCGCACACGCTGAACCAGCGGCTCGCCACCGAGGGCAAGAAGCTCGACACGTGGCAGTTCAACGCCCTCACCTATGGATGCCGGCAGGCGAAGGAAGCGCTGTACGCCGACCCGTCCATGAAGAGCGCGCCCATCGCCATTCCGGGCCGGGGCTCGTCGCTCATCGGCGGCACGCTGCGCACGGAGCTGACGCGTGAGGATCTGGACCGCGTCCTCACGGATGGCTTCTTCCCCGTGTCCCCGCTGACGGACCTGCCGCGCACGGCGCGCCGCACGGGCCTGGCGCAGATGGCGCTTCCGTACGCGCAGGACGCCGCCGTCACCAAGCACCTGGCCGCGTTCCTCACCCGTCAGGCCCAGGCGCTCGCGGCCAGCCACGACGCGCCGGTGGATGTCACCGGCAAGGCCTTCCTCCACCCCACCGCGGTGCTCTTCAACGGTGGCGTCTTCAAGGCCGGACCCCTGAAGGCGCGTGTCCTGGAGGTGCTCAACGCGTGGCTCGAGGCCGACGGCGGCGCGCCCGCGAAGGAGCTGGAGGGCGCGGACCTGGACCTCGCGGTGGCTCGCGGCGCGGCGTACTACGGCTGGGTCCGTCAGGGCCACGGCCTGCGGATCCGCGGCGGCACGGCGCGCGCCTACTACGTGGGCGTGGAGACGGCGATGCCGGCGGTGCCCGGCATGGAGCCACCCGTGAAGGCGCTGTGCGTGGCCCCCTTCGGCATGGAGGAAGGCACCCAGGCGGACGTTCCCCCGCAGGAGTTCGGCCTCGTCACGGGCGAGCCCACCCGCTTCCGCTTCTTCTCCTCCTCGCTCAGGCGCGACGACGCCGTGGGCGTCATGTTGGAGGACGTGGACGTGGAGCTGGCGGAGGGCACGCTGGAGGAGCTGGCCCCCATCGAGACCTCGCTCTCCGGCCAACCCACGCCCTTTGGAGACCTGACGCCCGTCAACCTCCAGGCGGCGGTGACGGAGCTGGGCACCCTGGAGCTGCGGTGCCTGGAGAAGGGCGGATCCGGTCGCTGGAAGCTGGAACTCAACGTGCGGATGAAGGAATAG
- a CDS encoding DUF2760 domain-containing protein has product MTADPSASLSFFARLWLAWLCFWRCLVSRDFAQAVLPASRAYDSGTLKELPAGTPAPRQEALPVSVVAPAAPPPEKEHASALGLLGMLQREGRFLDFVQENVAAFPDADVGAAARIVHEGCRKVVHQYLTLQPVLPEGEGARVTVPAGFDAQRIRLTGNVAGEPPFAGTLRHHGWVTTEVKFPAVSPAMDPRVLAPAEVELA; this is encoded by the coding sequence ATGACTGCCGACCCGTCCGCCTCCCTGTCGTTCTTCGCCCGCCTCTGGCTCGCCTGGCTGTGCTTCTGGCGCTGCCTCGTGTCCCGCGATTTCGCGCAGGCGGTGCTTCCGGCCAGTCGTGCGTACGACTCGGGGACGCTGAAGGAGCTGCCCGCCGGCACGCCGGCCCCTCGCCAGGAGGCCCTGCCCGTCTCCGTGGTGGCCCCTGCCGCGCCGCCCCCGGAGAAAGAGCACGCCAGCGCGCTCGGCCTCTTGGGGATGCTCCAGCGCGAGGGCCGCTTCCTCGACTTCGTGCAGGAGAACGTGGCGGCGTTCCCGGACGCGGACGTGGGCGCGGCGGCGCGCATCGTCCATGAGGGCTGCCGCAAGGTGGTGCACCAGTACCTGACGCTCCAGCCCGTCCTCCCGGAGGGCGAGGGGGCGCGCGTGACGGTGCCCGCCGGGTTCGACGCCCAGCGCATCCGGCTCACCGGCAACGTGGCGGGTGAGCCTCCCTTCGCTGGCACCCTGCGCCACCACGGCTGGGTGACCACCGAAGTGAAGTTCCCGGCGGTGAGCCCGGCGATGGATCCCCGCGTGCTCGCGCCCGCCGAGGTGGAGCTGGCCTGA